A window of Clostridium botulinum BKT015925 contains these coding sequences:
- a CDS encoding RnfABCDGE type electron transport complex subunit D — protein sequence MAEKMYTVSSSPHIRDNSSVQSIMRDVIIALLPATAAGIYFFGKGAIAVILTAIISCVASEWIWCKLAKTPNTTKDLSAVITGLLLAFNVPPTLPLWMVVVGSIFTMIIVKCLFGGIGQNIVNPALAGRAFLLASYPVAMTTWTNPIDGTTGATPLAILKGAEATGAHLPSLTQAFLGQVGGCIGETSALALLIGFAYLLYRRVITWHIPVCYIGTVAILGAIFGRGDMGAMSGIYEIMVGGVMLGGIFMATDYTTSPMTKKGQIIFAVAAGCLAMIIRKFGGYPEGCSYSILIMNLVVPLIDKYVKPRTFGIGGAK from the coding sequence ATGGCTGAAAAAATGTATACAGTATCATCATCTCCTCATATTCGTGACAACAGTTCAGTTCAATCAATAATGAGAGATGTAATTATTGCATTGTTACCAGCTACTGCAGCAGGAATATATTTCTTTGGAAAAGGTGCAATCGCTGTAATTCTTACAGCAATTATATCTTGTGTTGCTTCAGAGTGGATATGGTGCAAACTTGCAAAAACACCAAATACAACAAAAGATTTAAGCGCAGTGATAACAGGTCTTTTGCTTGCTTTTAACGTTCCACCAACATTACCATTATGGATGGTTGTTGTAGGATCAATATTTACTATGATTATAGTTAAGTGCTTATTTGGAGGTATTGGACAAAATATCGTAAACCCAGCACTTGCAGGAAGAGCATTTTTACTTGCTTCATATCCAGTTGCTATGACAACATGGACAAATCCAATTGATGGAACAACAGGGGCTACTCCTCTTGCGATATTAAAGGGAGCAGAAGCAACAGGTGCACATTTACCATCACTTACACAAGCATTCTTAGGTCAAGTGGGAGGATGTATTGGTGAAACATCAGCACTTGCATTACTTATAGGATTTGCTTATCTATTATATAGAAGAGTTATAACTTGGCACATACCAGTATGTTATATTGGAACAGTAGCTATACTTGGCGCTATCTTCGGAAGAGGCGATATGGGAGCTATGTCTGGTATTTATGAAATAATGGTTGGTGGTGTAATGCTTGGTGGTATATTTATGGCTACAGATTACACAACTTCACCGATGACTAAAAAAGGACAAATAATTTTTGCCGTTGCAGCAGGATGCTTAGCAATGATTATACGTAAATTTGGTGGATATCCAGAGGGATGTTCTTACTCAATTCTTATAATGAATTTAGTAGTACCACTAATTGATAAGTATGTAAAACCAAGAACCTTCGGAATTGGAGGTGCTAAATAA
- a CDS encoding RnfABCDGE type electron transport complex subunit G yields the protein MENQNSSKEILMLGLKLFIITAIAGLILGWAHKVTLAPINEQNIKTNNEAMNEVLPSAKEFAKIAAQEVQPGEKVEKQLSKENPIVEVNKGQNSGTEAGYAIKVATKGYGGLIEMMVGISKEGKVEGIKILAHTETPGLGAKAPEPGFADQYKGKSIDKPLEVVKGDASGDNQISAITGATITSKAVTKGVNDAVEYYNKELKGGQK from the coding sequence ATGGAAAATCAAAACAGTAGTAAAGAAATATTAATGTTAGGATTGAAGTTATTTATAATTACTGCAATAGCAGGACTTATTTTAGGTTGGGCTCATAAGGTTACATTAGCTCCAATTAATGAGCAAAATATTAAGACTAATAATGAAGCTATGAATGAGGTTTTACCATCAGCAAAGGAATTTGCTAAAATAGCAGCTCAAGAAGTACAACCAGGTGAAAAAGTAGAAAAGCAATTATCAAAGGAAAATCCTATTGTTGAAGTTAACAAGGGACAAAATTCTGGTACTGAAGCTGGATACGCTATAAAAGTTGCAACTAAAGGTTATGGCGGATTAATAGAAATGATGGTTGGTATTTCAAAAGAAGGAAAAGTTGAAGGAATAAAAATACTTGCACATACTGAAACACCAGGTCTTGGAGCAAAAGCACCAGAACCAGGTTTTGCGGATCAATATAAAGGAAAATCAATTGATAAGCCTCTAGAAGTTGTTAAGGGTGATGCATCAGGAGATAATCAAATCTCTGCAATAACAGGTGCTACAATTACTTCAAAAGCAGTAACTAAAGGTGTTAATGATGCAGTTGAATATTATAATAAAGAATTGAAAGGAGGTCAAAAATAA
- the rsxE gene encoding electron transport complex subunit RsxE, which translates to MGVLIERLKNGIFTENVTFVQVLAMCPTLAVTSSIKNGVGMGLASTVVLMGANFVISLLRKFIPDKVRIPAFIVVIAAFVTLLQFLLAGYVPALNKELGIFIPLIVVNCVILGRAESYASKNGPIASIFDGLGQGLGFTLSLAVIGFVRELLGTGKILDGINPIQILPSPTLIFVLAPGAFITLGILMAIMNQMKMKKK; encoded by the coding sequence ATGGGCGTTTTAATAGAAAGATTAAAGAATGGTATTTTCACTGAAAATGTAACATTCGTTCAAGTTTTAGCTATGTGTCCAACACTTGCTGTAACATCTAGTATTAAAAATGGTGTAGGTATGGGACTTGCATCTACGGTAGTTCTTATGGGTGCAAACTTTGTTATATCATTACTTAGAAAGTTTATACCAGATAAGGTTCGTATACCTGCATTTATCGTCGTTATTGCTGCCTTCGTTACATTACTTCAATTCTTATTGGCAGGATATGTACCAGCATTAAACAAAGAATTAGGTATATTTATACCACTTATAGTTGTTAACTGTGTTATATTAGGACGTGCGGAATCATACGCTTCTAAAAACGGGCCTATAGCTTCTATTTTTGATGGTCTAGGACAAGGACTTGGATTTACTTTGTCTCTAGCAGTTATTGGATTTGTTAGAGAACTTCTAGGTACTGGTAAAATATTAGATGGAATCAATCCAATTCAAATATTACCAAGCCCAACTTTAATATTTGTTCTTGCGCCGGGTGCATTTATTACCCTTGGAATATTAATGGCTATCATGAATCAAATGAAAATGAAAAAGAAATAG
- a CDS encoding electron transport complex protein RnfA, with protein sequence MGIFTLIVSALLVNNMVLAKFLGICAFLGVSKKVETAKGMGMAVTFVMGLASVISYIVFKFILVPLDIKYMSTITFILVIAALVQFVEMLLKKTMPELYKALGIFLPLITTNCAILGAVIINMNENYNLIQSLIFGVVSGLGWMLAIVILAGIRERMEANDKMPEAVKGLPASLITAGLMAIAFLGFSGLV encoded by the coding sequence ATGGGTATATTTACGTTAATAGTATCTGCTTTATTAGTAAATAATATGGTACTAGCTAAGTTCCTTGGTATCTGTGCATTCCTTGGAGTTTCTAAAAAAGTTGAAACTGCAAAGGGTATGGGTATGGCAGTTACTTTCGTTATGGGATTAGCATCAGTTATATCTTATATAGTTTTCAAATTTATACTTGTGCCATTAGATATTAAATATATGTCTACTATAACATTTATATTAGTTATAGCGGCCCTAGTTCAATTTGTTGAAATGTTACTTAAGAAAACTATGCCAGAACTTTATAAAGCATTAGGAATATTTTTACCACTAATAACTACAAACTGTGCTATCTTAGGTGCAGTTATCATAAACATGAATGAAAATTATAACTTAATTCAATCACTAATATTTGGAGTTGTTTCAGGGCTTGGATGGATGCTTGCAATAGTAATTCTTGCAGGTATTAGAGAGAGAATGGAAGCAAACGACAAAATGCCAGAAGCGGTAAAGGGATTACCAGCATCATTAATCACAGCAGGATTAATGGCAATTGCATTCCTTGGCTTCTCAGGCCTAGTATAA
- the rnfB gene encoding RnfABCDGE type electron transport complex subunit B, with protein MKDILFPILSLGGLGLLFGLILGYASKKFAVPVDPKVPLIRECLPGANCGGCGFAGCDAYSEAVASGAAPTNCCPIGGAEAAAKIAAVMGVEAETSEPKVAYVKCQGTCDNAKNKYNYYGLKDCREAMNVPGAGDKACSFGCLGYGSCVSACKFDAIEIVDGIAKVNKDNCVACGACVSTCPKGVIELVPQKQLVIVSCNSHDRGLDVKNTCSTGCIGCGLCVKACPKEAIKLENNLPVIDYSKCVNCGLCAMKCPTKAIQNFRKPVKKAAPVKKEEVKKEEVKTEEN; from the coding sequence ATGAAAGATATATTATTTCCTATACTTAGCTTAGGTGGACTTGGACTTCTATTTGGTTTAATACTAGGTTATGCATCTAAGAAGTTTGCAGTTCCAGTTGATCCAAAAGTACCTCTAATTAGAGAATGTCTTCCAGGAGCAAACTGTGGTGGTTGCGGATTTGCAGGATGTGATGCTTACTCAGAAGCAGTAGCAAGTGGTGCAGCACCAACAAATTGTTGCCCAATTGGAGGGGCAGAAGCAGCAGCTAAAATAGCAGCTGTTATGGGAGTTGAAGCTGAAACTTCAGAACCTAAAGTTGCATATGTTAAATGTCAAGGTACTTGCGACAATGCTAAGAATAAATATAATTATTATGGATTAAAAGATTGTAGAGAAGCTATGAACGTTCCAGGAGCTGGAGATAAGGCTTGTAGCTTTGGATGTTTAGGATACGGAAGCTGTGTTAGTGCATGTAAATTTGATGCAATTGAAATAGTTGATGGTATTGCTAAAGTTAATAAAGATAACTGTGTTGCTTGTGGTGCATGTGTATCAACATGTCCAAAAGGCGTTATTGAATTAGTTCCTCAAAAACAATTAGTAATTGTATCATGTAATTCACATGATAGAGGATTAGATGTTAAGAATACTTGTTCTACAGGTTGTATAGGATGTGGACTTTGTGTTAAAGCATGTCCAAAAGAAGCTATTAAGCTTGAAAATAATCTTCCAGTTATTGATTACAGTAAATGTGTAAACTGTGGATTATGTGCTATGAAATGTCCAACAAAGGCTATACAAAACTTCCGTAAGCCTGTGAAGAAAGCAGCGCCAGTTAAAAAAGAGGAAGTAAAAAAAGAAGAAGTTAAAACAGAAGAAAATTAG
- the mgtE gene encoding magnesium transporter, with product MKELILDLINKNSYAEARNYLSKMNVVDIAEFMENLDNQKLLIVFRILPKEIASDVFSYISNELQQYIIESITDKEIKNIIEDLFFDDTIDLVEEMPSNVVNRILINTDEERRKLINQFLNYPEDSAGSIMTIEYVELGRYMTVKEAIAHIRETGIDKRTIHTCYIINENRKLEGVVSIRNLILSEENDIVEDIMETQVIYAHTMDDQEKIAGLFKKYDIVTMPIVDRECRLVGIVTIDDVVDIIEQENTEDIQKMAAMEPSEEEYLKTSVFVLAKNRIVWLLVLMISAIFTGNIIRKFENVLQSVVVLASFIPMLMDTGGNAGSQSSTLIIRGLALGEIKLDDIFKVLWKELRVGAIVGIVLSSVNFIRIYYLDKVNIFIALTVCISLFFTVILAKFVGGMLPIIAQKLKVDPAIMASPLITTMVDAVALIIYFSMATTLLGI from the coding sequence ATGAAAGAATTAATATTAGATTTAATTAATAAAAATAGCTATGCAGAAGCTAGAAATTATCTTTCAAAAATGAATGTAGTAGATATAGCAGAGTTTATGGAAAATTTGGACAATCAAAAATTGCTAATAGTATTTAGAATACTTCCAAAAGAAATAGCATCAGATGTATTTTCGTATATATCAAATGAATTACAACAATATATTATTGAATCTATTACAGATAAAGAAATTAAAAATATTATAGAAGATTTGTTCTTTGATGATACTATTGATCTTGTAGAGGAAATGCCATCAAATGTAGTTAATAGGATTTTAATAAATACTGATGAGGAAAGAAGAAAACTTATTAATCAATTTTTAAACTATCCAGAAGATTCTGCTGGAAGTATAATGACTATAGAATATGTGGAATTAGGAAGATATATGACAGTAAAAGAGGCAATTGCACATATAAGAGAAACTGGAATAGATAAAAGAACAATTCATACATGTTATATAATTAATGAAAATAGGAAATTAGAGGGTGTTGTATCCATTAGAAATTTAATATTAAGTGAAGAAAATGATATCGTAGAAGATATAATGGAAACACAAGTTATATATGCACATACTATGGATGATCAAGAAAAAATAGCAGGGTTATTTAAAAAATATGATATAGTTACTATGCCAATTGTAGATAGAGAGTGTAGACTTGTAGGTATTGTTACTATAGATGATGTTGTAGATATTATAGAACAGGAGAATACGGAAGATATTCAAAAGATGGCGGCAATGGAACCATCAGAAGAGGAATATTTAAAAACTAGTGTATTTGTGCTTGCAAAAAATAGAATAGTGTGGTTATTAGTACTTATGATATCTGCTATTTTTACTGGAAATATAATAAGAAAATTTGAAAATGTACTTCAGTCTGTAGTTGTATTAGCGTCGTTTATTCCTATGCTAATGGATACTGGGGGAAATGCAGGTTCACAATCTTCAACTCTTATTATTAGAGGGCTTGCTTTAGGTGAAATTAAATTAGATGATATATTCAAGGTACTATGGAAGGAATTAAGAGTAGGAGCTATTGTTGGAATAGTCTTATCTAGCGTAAATTTTATAAGAATATATTATTTAGATAAAGTTAATATTTTTATAGCATTAACAGTATGTATAAGTTTATTTTTCACTGTGATTTTAGCTAAATTTGTAGGTGGTATGTTACCTATTATTGCACAGAAACTTAAGGTAGACCCTGCAATTATGGCAAGTCCTTTAATAACTACTATGGTGGATGCAGTGGCGTTAATTATATATTTTAGTATGGCCACTACTTTACTTGGAATATAA
- a CDS encoding HAMP domain-containing methyl-accepting chemotaxis protein, translated as MSFFRNVKVKKKFTAVFLAMTIFIGIVGGIGITSLKKVNKNSHSMYAVNLDSIYSLMTIRANCLRIMKNMLKLLYENNPNEVPEILNAIENNSKQNIRQINNYCKLPKSNEKEKNLAEGLEYKVKEYNSYCYKLLGLYKKNDIQEAIKLYPEYSTKADAMFTDLRGVLNINLDEAKQCDLNNYKSYKSTNVFIWAILLICICIATMLGYLMAKDVNDVLSRIKSFAQKLAECNFSTPIQLNRKDEFGDTASSLNIAQNNVKELIKNINNNSINLSKESNLLLSNIENMSERIDGINTFTKIISENAQEASAASEEITSSIIEVDNSINELSCKAVDGNKESKNISNRAISIEERAEKRSKEVRRLYKEKEEKIIIAIEEGKVVEEIKDMADSIYNIASQTNLLALNAAIEASRAGEAGKGFAVVADEVRKLAEKSSTTVNTIQNIIDKVKCAFDSLSVHSKEVIQFMDNVVIEDNNIIIDISEKYNNDGKFIRDMSDDLALMSKTSKNIIGQVAESYNSLAVSMEKSAENSEEILSNINKANKDIKEIHKTVKNQSDLAEKLKVMIQKFKIN; from the coding sequence ATGAGCTTTTTTAGAAATGTGAAAGTAAAGAAAAAATTTACTGCAGTATTTTTAGCTATGACTATTTTTATAGGGATAGTTGGAGGAATTGGTATAACCTCGCTTAAAAAGGTAAATAAAAATTCTCATTCAATGTATGCTGTTAATTTAGACTCTATATATAGTCTTATGACTATAAGAGCTAATTGTCTTAGGATTATGAAGAATATGCTAAAACTACTATATGAAAATAATCCTAATGAAGTCCCAGAAATTTTAAATGCTATAGAAAATAATTCAAAACAAAATATTAGACAAATAAATAATTATTGCAAATTACCTAAGTCCAATGAAAAAGAAAAAAACCTAGCAGAAGGGCTAGAATATAAAGTTAAGGAATATAATTCTTATTGTTATAAGTTATTAGGATTATATAAGAAAAATGATATACAAGAGGCTATAAAATTGTATCCTGAATATTCAACTAAAGCAGATGCTATGTTTACGGATTTAAGAGGAGTTTTAAATATAAATTTAGATGAGGCAAAACAATGTGATTTAAACAATTATAAATCATATAAAAGCACAAATGTATTTATATGGGCGATACTTTTAATATGTATATGTATTGCAACTATGTTAGGATACTTAATGGCAAAGGATGTAAACGATGTCTTGAGTAGAATAAAAAGTTTTGCTCAAAAATTAGCTGAGTGTAATTTTTCTACACCTATACAACTTAATAGAAAAGATGAATTTGGAGATACTGCTTCATCACTTAATATTGCTCAAAATAATGTAAAAGAACTTATTAAAAATATTAATAATAATTCTATAAATTTAAGTAAAGAAAGCAACTTACTATTGTCTAATATAGAAAATATGTCAGAGAGAATTGATGGAATTAATACATTTACGAAGATAATTTCAGAGAATGCACAAGAAGCAAGTGCAGCATCTGAGGAAATCACATCATCTATAATAGAGGTTGATAATAGTATAAATGAGCTATCATGTAAGGCAGTGGATGGAAATAAGGAATCTAAGAATATAAGTAATAGAGCTATTTCTATAGAAGAACGAGCAGAAAAAAGAAGCAAGGAAGTTAGAAGGTTATATAAAGAGAAAGAAGAAAAAATAATTATAGCAATTGAGGAAGGTAAAGTTGTAGAAGAAATAAAAGATATGGCAGATAGTATATATAATATAGCATCACAAACTAATTTATTAGCGTTAAATGCAGCAATTGAAGCATCTAGAGCAGGTGAAGCAGGAAAAGGATTTGCAGTAGTTGCAGATGAAGTGAGAAAGCTTGCAGAGAAGTCATCTACTACAGTAAATACAATTCAAAATATTATAGATAAGGTAAAGTGTGCTTTTGATAGCCTTTCTGTTCATTCAAAGGAAGTTATACAGTTTATGGATAATGTGGTTATTGAAGATAATAATATCATAATTGATATAAGTGAAAAATATAATAATGATGGAAAGTTTATAAGAGATATGTCCGATGACTTAGCTTTAATGTCTAAAACATCAAAAAATATTATAGGACAAGTAGCTGAATCATATAATAGTTTAGCTGTTAGTATGGAGAAGTCGGCAGAAAATTCTGAAGAAATTTTATCAAATATTAATAAAGCTAATAAGGATATAAAGGAAATTCATAAAACTGTTAAGAATCAATCAGATTTGGCTGAAAAACTAAAAGTGATGATACAAAAATTTAAGATAAATTAA
- a CDS encoding lactate utilization protein: MNESKQWYYECKAKKTVKKLLEKKFDAMYVNSLQQAKDEVLRCIEKGASVAMGGSVTLNEMDMINTIRNGEYKFFDRFNPNLTFKEEVEVYRQGMLADYFITSTNAITENGELVNIDCTGNRAASMIFGPKKVIVVAGFNKIVENLDDALKRLKKIAPMNCKRLKGHNVTPCVQTGECTDCDIKQRMCNYISIVEHGGKFDGRFKVIIVGEEVGF, from the coding sequence ATGAATGAATCAAAACAATGGTATTATGAATGTAAAGCAAAAAAAACAGTTAAAAAATTATTAGAGAAAAAGTTTGATGCAATGTATGTAAATTCATTACAGCAAGCTAAAGATGAAGTCTTAAGGTGTATAGAAAAAGGAGCATCTGTAGCTATGGGAGGGTCAGTTACTTTAAATGAAATGGATATGATAAATACCATAAGAAATGGAGAATACAAATTTTTTGATAGATTTAATCCAAATTTAACATTTAAAGAAGAGGTTGAAGTATATAGACAAGGTATGCTAGCAGATTATTTTATTACAAGCACAAATGCTATAACTGAAAATGGCGAACTTGTAAATATAGATTGTACAGGAAATAGAGCAGCAAGTATGATATTTGGCCCTAAAAAAGTTATAGTAGTTGCAGGTTTTAATAAAATTGTAGAAAATTTAGATGATGCTTTAAAAAGATTAAAAAAAATAGCTCCTATGAATTGCAAAAGATTAAAAGGACATAATGTTACACCATGTGTACAAACAGGAGAGTGTACAGATTGTGACATAAAACAAAGAATGTGTAACTATATATCTATAGTAGAACATGGTGGGAAATTTGATGGAAGATTTAAAGTTATAATAGTAGGAGAAGAAGTAGGATTTTAA
- the kduI gene encoding 5-dehydro-4-deoxy-D-glucuronate isomerase, with the protein MDIRYANHPEDSKKYTTEELRKHYHVENIFKKDEIYLTYSHVDRIVFGGAMPVDEELSLTAGKEMGVDFFLQRREMGVINVGGEGSIILDGSEYEMKKRDGLYIGMGIKEVKFKSKDKSNPAKFYINSVPAHKSYPIVKIDIKNANPVQCGEQENVNKRTIYQYVHPAVCESCQLLMGMTVLEPGNVWNTMPCHTHERRMEVYFYFDMDEDTRVFHLMGEPQETRHIVMKNEEATISPSWSIHSGVGTASYTFIWGMCGENQTFDDMDHVKMQDLK; encoded by the coding sequence GTGGATATAAGATATGCTAATCATCCAGAAGATTCAAAGAAGTATACTACGGAGGAACTTAGAAAACATTATCATGTAGAAAATATATTTAAGAAAGACGAAATATATTTAACTTATAGTCATGTTGATAGAATTGTTTTTGGTGGAGCAATGCCTGTAGATGAAGAGTTATCCTTAACAGCAGGAAAAGAAATGGGAGTTGATTTTTTCCTACAAAGAAGAGAAATGGGAGTAATAAACGTTGGAGGAGAAGGAAGTATAATACTTGATGGCTCTGAATATGAAATGAAAAAAAGAGATGGATTATATATAGGAATGGGAATAAAAGAAGTTAAGTTTAAATCTAAAGATAAGAGTAATCCGGCTAAATTTTATATAAATTCTGTGCCAGCACATAAAAGTTATCCAATAGTAAAAATAGATATAAAAAATGCAAATCCTGTACAATGTGGAGAACAAGAAAACGTAAACAAAAGAACTATATATCAATATGTTCATCCAGCAGTATGTGAAAGTTGTCAATTATTAATGGGAATGACAGTGCTTGAACCAGGGAATGTATGGAATACAATGCCATGTCATACTCATGAAAGAAGAATGGAAGTTTATTTCTATTTTGATATGGATGAGGATACAAGAGTATTCCACCTAATGGGAGAACCACAAGAAACTAGACATATAGTAATGAAAAATGAAGAAGCTACTATATCTCCAAGTTGGTCAATACATTCAGGCGTAGGTACTGCAAGCTATACATTTATTTGGGGAATGTGTGGAGAAAATCAGACATTTGATGATATGGATCATGTGAAAATGCAAGATTTAAAATAA
- the kduD gene encoding 2-dehydro-3-deoxy-D-gluconate 5-dehydrogenase KduD, which translates to MDCSLNEFSMDFFSLKDKVVIVTGGNTGLGQGYSVALAKAGADLYIPTYDTDWDDTRKAIEAEGRKVEFIQVDLTKRENIDKVVDGCMKVYGKIDVLINNAGTIIRTPLLEYKDEDWDKVMDININAVYHLSQAVAKIMDKQGYGKIINVASMLAFQGGKFVPPYTASKHAVAGLTKAFANELGSKNIQVNAIAPGYIETANTAPIRADKERNSEILSRIPAGKWGKPFDLMGAMVFLCSKAADYMNGHILAIDGGWLVR; encoded by the coding sequence TTGGATTGCTCATTAAATGAATTTTCAATGGACTTCTTTTCATTAAAGGATAAAGTAGTTATAGTTACAGGAGGAAATACTGGACTTGGTCAAGGATATTCAGTAGCCTTAGCGAAGGCAGGAGCTGATTTATATATTCCAACTTATGATACTGATTGGGATGATACAAGAAAAGCAATAGAAGCAGAAGGAAGAAAAGTTGAATTTATTCAAGTAGATTTAACTAAAAGAGAAAATATAGACAAAGTTGTAGATGGTTGTATGAAAGTCTATGGAAAAATAGATGTTTTAATAAATAATGCAGGTACAATAATAAGAACTCCTCTTCTTGAGTATAAAGATGAAGACTGGGATAAAGTTATGGATATAAATATAAATGCTGTATATCATTTAAGTCAAGCTGTAGCTAAAATTATGGATAAACAGGGATATGGAAAAATAATAAATGTAGCTTCAATGCTTGCATTCCAAGGGGGGAAATTTGTTCCACCATATACAGCAAGTAAACATGCTGTTGCAGGACTAACAAAAGCATTTGCTAATGAATTAGGTAGTAAAAATATACAAGTAAATGCAATAGCACCAGGATATATAGAAACTGCAAATACAGCACCGATAAGAGCTGATAAAGAAAGAAATTCAGAAATATTATCAAGAATTCCAGCAGGCAAATGGGGTAAACCATTTGATTTAATGGGAGCAATGGTTTTCTTGTGTAGTAAGGCAGCAGATTATATGAATGGACATATATTAGCTATAGACGGTGGCTGGTTAGTAAGATAG
- a CDS encoding bifunctional 4-hydroxy-2-oxoglutarate aldolase/2-dehydro-3-deoxy-phosphogluconate aldolase has protein sequence MIKKIDILERIVDIGVVAVIRANSTKEAIKISESCIEGGIPAIEVTFTVKDADKVIRELKEEFPSNKLIVGAGTVLDSETARVAILNGAEYIVSPSFDLETAKLCNRYQIPYMAGCMTITEMIRAMEAGVDIVKLFPGSAYGPSIVKAIKDPIPQVPIMPTGGVSLDNVKEWIKNGCVAVGVGGSLTSGAKTGNYELITETAKKFVEEVKQARN, from the coding sequence ATGATAAAAAAAATAGACATATTAGAGAGAATAGTTGATATTGGGGTTGTTGCTGTAATTAGAGCAAACTCTACAAAAGAGGCAATAAAGATATCAGAGTCTTGTATTGAGGGAGGCATTCCAGCTATAGAAGTAACATTTACTGTTAAAGATGCAGATAAAGTTATTAGGGAACTTAAAGAGGAGTTCCCTAGTAATAAATTAATAGTAGGAGCAGGAACAGTGTTAGATAGTGAAACAGCTAGAGTTGCTATTTTGAATGGAGCTGAGTATATAGTTAGTCCATCATTTGATTTGGAAACAGCAAAATTGTGTAATAGATATCAAATACCATACATGGCAGGTTGTATGACTATAACTGAGATGATTAGAGCCATGGAAGCTGGAGTGGATATTGTTAAATTATTTCCAGGAAGTGCTTATGGACCATCTATAGTAAAAGCTATAAAAGACCCTATACCTCAAGTTCCAATAATGCCGACAGGCGGAGTATCTTTAGATAATGTTAAAGAATGGATAAAAAATGGTTGTGTAGCAGTTGGAGTTGGAGGAAGTTTAACCTCAGGAGCCAAAACTGGAAATTATGAGCTTATAACAGAGACTGCTAAAAAGTTTGTAGAAGAAGTTAAACAAGCAAGAAATTAG